The sequence CCCATCCTTAGTGAAATGGAATAAAAGTTTAAAATGTCCGAGTTGTAATCCTTGACATTACATTATGATCGTGTATAATAGCTATTGTAACAAAAAATCTTACAACAGAAAGAGGAAACAACTATGAAAAACATTTTATTTATCGTCGGTTCTCTTCGTCAAGGATCTTTTAACCACCAAATGGCTAAGAAAGCAGAAAGCCTTCTGGAAGGAAAAGCAACGGTGACTTACTTGGACTACAAGGACATTCCAATGATGAACCAAGATTTGGAAACACCAACCCTGCCTGCTGTGCAGGCAGCGCGTGATGCGGTTCTTGCTGCGGATGCCATCTGGATCTTCTCGCCAGTCTATAACTTTGCTATTCCAGGTGTAGTGAAAAACCTGATCGACTGGCTTAGCCGTGCCCTTGACCTGTCAGAAACTCGTGGTCCATCTGCCCTTCAAGATAAGATCGTAACGGTTTCTTC comes from Streptococcus parasanguinis ATCC 15912 and encodes:
- a CDS encoding NADPH-dependent FMN reductase, which translates into the protein MKNILFIVGSLRQGSFNHQMAKKAESLLEGKATVTYLDYKDIPMMNQDLETPTLPAVQAARDAVLAADAIWIFSPVYNFAIPGVVKNLIDWLSRALDLSETRGPSALQDKIVTVSSVANAGHEPMFAAYQALLPFVRTQVVGEFTGTTVNPEAWGTGELILTDEAVAGLEKQAQALLEA